ATATTAAATGTGAGCTCTACTTGGATTCCACCATTCCAAGCTCGTGAGATACAATTGTCAGATTGCAAAGTGGGGCCTGAATTTCCAAAATGGCTTCAAACACAAAGGAACATTACTACATTGGAGATGTCAAATGCAAGCATCTCACATGGCATTCATGAATGGCTCTATAACATTTCCTCTAACATTGAATATTTGGATATGTCAAGAAACATGCTTAGAGGCCAAGTTCCCCAGAATATTGGAGACAAGATGCCCCAGTTAGTCTGGTTGAGACTTTCAGGTGCTAATCTCACCGGTGGCATACCAAATTCTTTGTGTAAGTTAAATAAGCTGAGTGACATTGATCTCTCAAAGAACCAATTGTCTGGGAGACTTCCTCATTGTTGGAGAGCATCGCAACCGTTGAGAGTATTTTCCTTTGGGTATAACAAGTTAAATGGTCAGATCCCGAAATCTTTGTGCAATCATCAAGAATTACTAGCTCTTAGCCTACCGAGGAATGGTTTTAGTGGAGTAATCCCAAACTGTTTGTCAAACTTACAGTTGATGGAGATCCTTGATCTCAGCTACAATAAATTCACGGGTAGGTTACCTCCATTTGgggaacaaaatcaatcattgcaaatgatcaatttggagaaaaatcgcTTTGTTGGAGGCATTCCTCCACAATTTTGCCAACTTCGCGGTCTCCGTATCTTGAACCTAGCACAAAAATAACATTTCTGGATCCATTCCCAATTGTTTTGACGACTTGTTGTCGATGGTTGATAACAAGCTTCCTACATCATTGATTGGTGGTGTCAGTATGACAATTACCACAAAGGGAAACAGCCGATTATATGGCGGtatgctttttattttcttctcaatcGATCTCTCTGCGAACATGTTGGATGGGCAGATACCAGAAGAGTTCACTAAGCTCGTCGCGCTACAAAATCTGAACCTCTCTTGCAATAATTTGAGTGGACACATTCCCACAAACATTAGTGACCTGAAAAACTTGGAATCTCTTGATCTTTCTAGAAACAAACTATCAGGAACCATCCCTCCGGGCATATCCAACATGGACTTCCTTAGTCATCTGAATCTATCCTTCAATAGACTCTCCGGCCCCATTCCGTTTGGTAGCCATCTGCGCACCGTGGATGATGAATCTGTTTATCGCGGCAACGACGGACTTTGTGGAGCTCCTCTTCAGAAGATTTGTCCTGGAGACGAGCCACCCGGTACTGACAGTGATCCTTCGGGTGGAGATAACCCTAGCGATGATGATTTGGATATCCACAATTGGTTCTATGCAGGATTGGGACCGGGTTTTACAGTGGGATTTCTGGGATTCTGTAGCATCTTGTTCAAGCGATCTTGGAGGGTCTCTCACTTCCGACGATTGGACAAGGCCATTGAGAAATTCTCAATGACAAAGATGATCACCATGCTTCGGTTCAAGAGAACATTTGTACGACGCGAACAGGAGCTTGTTCAACAGGTAAAACTGGCCCCTTTCCTGCTAACCAATTTCTCGCATCTTTTCAAGGTTGAAGCCATTATTGACTATATTTGGCATCTGTAACAGAAAAATCTAGAGCTGGATAAACTTGCCCAACCCTGAAGAAGTGCTTCGATGGACAGAAGGAAGTCCGTTTCAAGTAATAAACAGAATGCGTGTTTAGTATTTAa
This genomic stretch from Eucalyptus grandis isolate ANBG69807.140 chromosome 3, ASM1654582v1, whole genome shotgun sequence harbors:
- the LOC120292006 gene encoding putative receptor like protein 25; amino-acid sequence: MLDGQIPEEFTKLVALQNLNLSCNNLSGHIPTNISDLKNLESLDLSRNKLSGTIPPGISNMDFLSHLNLSFNRLSGPIPFGSHLRTVDDESVYRGNDGLCGAPLQKICPGDEPPGTDSDPSGGDNPSDDDLDIHNWFYAGLGPGFTVGFLGFCSILFKRSWRVSHFRRLDKAIEKFSMTKMITMLRFKRTFVRREQELVQQVKLAPFLLTNFSHLFKVEAIIDYIWHL